The Bos indicus x Bos taurus breed Angus x Brahman F1 hybrid chromosome 13, Bos_hybrid_MaternalHap_v2.0, whole genome shotgun sequence genome includes a region encoding these proteins:
- the LOC113903152 gene encoding uncharacterized protein LOC113903152 isoform X1, translated as MPGGIPQAIPKFYPCSFLQQEALGLRSKAGKTWVLKSPLRVFQVEETAVSRSVKARSSSWDNQLRGLSCLDPGLYQLVAWTQGSISWWSPEARPGWAGKLRHGVNVTVQSLSPGCGWEPPGTRAGRSQAGRSHAGAALGKAVGRAPGRRQRSSPSAACSLLLALQTWVAFWLSPSRKMTFRAAWSLTLRQGGLGIRGIHSPGSTAHGKEKMPPYTNYHAQRSYPMPEEPFCMELNAEQRALKEKEKGSWTQLSHAEKVALYRLQFHQTFAEMNRRSNEWKTVMGCVFFFCGFTGLLIWWQRVYVFRKKPITLTDEWKAQQLQRILDMKGNPVQGLASRWDYERKEWKK; from the exons ATGCCAGGTGGTATACCACAGGCCATCCCCAAATTCTATCCTTGTAGCTTCCTGCAGCAGGAAGCATTGGGTCTGCGCTCGAAAGCTGGCAAGACTTGGGTCCTCAAAAGCCCTCTGAGAGTATTCCAGGTAGAAGAAACAGCAGTGAGCAGAAGTGTGAAGGCAAGATCCAGTTCCTGGGACAACCAGCTCAGAGGGCTGAGTTGCCTGGACCCAGGGCTCTATCAGCTGGTTGCCTGGACCCAGGGCTCTATCAGCTGGTGGTCTCCAGAGGCCAGACCCGGATGGGCAGGGAAATTGAGGCATGGTGTCAATGTCACTGTGCAATCCCTCTCCCCAGGCTGTGGGTGGGAGCCCCCAGGGACGCGGGCTGGGCGCTCACAGGCAGGACGTTCCCACGCAGGGGCGGCCCTGGGGAAGGCTGTGGGGCGGGCCCCGGGCAGGCGCCAGCGATCCAGTCCCTCTGCAGCCTGTTCTCTGTTGCTTGCTCTGCAGACCTGGGTCGCGTTCTGGCTCTCTCCAAGCCGCAAG ATGACCTTCAGAGCTGCCTGGAGCTTGACCCTGAGGCAAGGGGGCCTTGGAATTCGAGGGATCCACAGTCCAGGAAGCACCG CCCACGGCAAGGAGAAGATGCCTCCCTACACTAACTACCATGCCCAGCGCtcctaccccatgcccgaggagCCCTTCTGCATGGAACTCAACGCTGAGCAGCGGGCCctcaaggagaaggagaagggcagCTGGACGCAGCTGAGCCATGCCGAGAAGGTGGCCT TGTACCGGCTCCAGTTCCATCAGACCTTCGCAGAGATGAACCGACGCTCCAACGAGTGGAAGACAGTGATGGgctgtgtctttttcttctgtggaTTCACAGGTCTGCTGATTTGGTGGCAGCGGGTCTATG TGTTCCGTAAGAAGCCCATCACCCTGACGGATGAGTGGAAGGCCCAGCAGCTCCAGCGCATCCTGGACATGAAGGGCAACCCCGTGCAAGGCCTGGCCTCCCGGTGGGACTATGAGAGGAAAGAGTGGAAGAAGTGA
- the LOC113903152 gene encoding uncharacterized protein LOC113903152 isoform X2: MPGGIPQAIPKFYPCSFLQQEALGLRSKAGKTWVLKSPLRVFQVEETAVSRSVKARSSSWDNQLRGLSCLDPGLYQLVAWTQGSISWWSPEARPGWAGKLRHGVNVTVQSLSPGCGWEPPGTRAGRSQAGRSHAGAALGKAVGRAPGRRQRSSPSAACSLLLALQTWVAFWLSPSRKMTFRAAWSLTLRQGGLGIRGIHSPGSTVYRLQFHQTFAEMNRRSNEWKTVMGCVFFFCGFTGLLIWWQRVYVFRKKPITLTDEWKAQQLQRILDMKGNPVQGLASRWDYERKEWKK, from the exons ATGCCAGGTGGTATACCACAGGCCATCCCCAAATTCTATCCTTGTAGCTTCCTGCAGCAGGAAGCATTGGGTCTGCGCTCGAAAGCTGGCAAGACTTGGGTCCTCAAAAGCCCTCTGAGAGTATTCCAGGTAGAAGAAACAGCAGTGAGCAGAAGTGTGAAGGCAAGATCCAGTTCCTGGGACAACCAGCTCAGAGGGCTGAGTTGCCTGGACCCAGGGCTCTATCAGCTGGTTGCCTGGACCCAGGGCTCTATCAGCTGGTGGTCTCCAGAGGCCAGACCCGGATGGGCAGGGAAATTGAGGCATGGTGTCAATGTCACTGTGCAATCCCTCTCCCCAGGCTGTGGGTGGGAGCCCCCAGGGACGCGGGCTGGGCGCTCACAGGCAGGACGTTCCCACGCAGGGGCGGCCCTGGGGAAGGCTGTGGGGCGGGCCCCGGGCAGGCGCCAGCGATCCAGTCCCTCTGCAGCCTGTTCTCTGTTGCTTGCTCTGCAGACCTGGGTCGCGTTCTGGCTCTCTCCAAGCCGCAAG ATGACCTTCAGAGCTGCCTGGAGCTTGACCCTGAGGCAAGGGGGCCTTGGAATTCGAGGGATCCACAGTCCAGGAAGCACCG TGTACCGGCTCCAGTTCCATCAGACCTTCGCAGAGATGAACCGACGCTCCAACGAGTGGAAGACAGTGATGGgctgtgtctttttcttctgtggaTTCACAGGTCTGCTGATTTGGTGGCAGCGGGTCTATG TGTTCCGTAAGAAGCCCATCACCCTGACGGATGAGTGGAAGGCCCAGCAGCTCCAGCGCATCCTGGACATGAAGGGCAACCCCGTGCAAGGCCTGGCCTCCCGGTGGGACTATGAGAGGAAAGAGTGGAAGAAGTGA
- the LOC113903152 gene encoding cytochrome c oxidase subunit 4 isoform 2, mitochondrial isoform X3, with amino-acid sequence MGREIEAWCQCHCAIPLPRLWVGAPRDAGWALTGRTFPRRGGPGEGCGAGPGQAPAIQSLCSLFSVACSADLGRVLALSKPQGEGQRAVWGQDSPQTTSQMTFRAAWSLTLRQGGLGIRGIHSPGSTAHGKEKMPPYTNYHAQRSYPMPEEPFCMELNAEQRALKEKEKGSWTQLSHAEKVALYRLQFHQTFAEMNRRSNEWKTVMGCVFFFCGFTGLLIWWQRVYVFRKKPITLTDEWKAQQLQRILDMKGNPVQGLASRWDYERKEWKK; translated from the exons ATGGGCAGGGAAATTGAGGCATGGTGTCAATGTCACTGTGCAATCCCTCTCCCCAGGCTGTGGGTGGGAGCCCCCAGGGACGCGGGCTGGGCGCTCACAGGCAGGACGTTCCCACGCAGGGGCGGCCCTGGGGAAGGCTGTGGGGCGGGCCCCGGGCAGGCGCCAGCGATCCAGTCCCTCTGCAGCCTGTTCTCTGTTGCTTGCTCTGCAGACCTGGGTCGCGTTCTGGCTCTCTCCAAGCCGCAAG GGGAAGGGCAGAGGGCAGTGTGGGGGCAAGACTCACCCCAAACCACGTCCCAGATGACCTTCAGAGCTGCCTGGAGCTTGACCCTGAGGCAAGGGGGCCTTGGAATTCGAGGGATCCACAGTCCAGGAAGCACCG CCCACGGCAAGGAGAAGATGCCTCCCTACACTAACTACCATGCCCAGCGCtcctaccccatgcccgaggagCCCTTCTGCATGGAACTCAACGCTGAGCAGCGGGCCctcaaggagaaggagaagggcagCTGGACGCAGCTGAGCCATGCCGAGAAGGTGGCCT TGTACCGGCTCCAGTTCCATCAGACCTTCGCAGAGATGAACCGACGCTCCAACGAGTGGAAGACAGTGATGGgctgtgtctttttcttctgtggaTTCACAGGTCTGCTGATTTGGTGGCAGCGGGTCTATG TGTTCCGTAAGAAGCCCATCACCCTGACGGATGAGTGGAAGGCCCAGCAGCTCCAGCGCATCCTGGACATGAAGGGCAACCCCGTGCAAGGCCTGGCCTCCCGGTGGGACTATGAGAGGAAAGAGTGGAAGAAGTGA